One genomic region from Myripristis murdjan chromosome 7, fMyrMur1.1, whole genome shotgun sequence encodes:
- the LOC115361783 gene encoding uncharacterized protein LOC115361783 isoform X2, whose translation MGSLGVASNRFMDHASKTVSIIVIVSYHVVLHLDLPCSCKPGMNQCNVYMVVPFFIIFFVILWTDISCQTTLRYTCKNFRCKFCCVLLKNTLKAVCIGLLWVVSVLIDGDWFVCCENDQSPKQIVLACKVKNKSNLTSEEQEIITELKGKSLERGLYVLLGICILGVFGGGLYSCLSSCCKRMDCCSRCCKSLCGCCSCCFNTQHEVNELILEEWENQLKDGVKKATDRTLTNKLKEDKKTGKCFDYVDEISKDPKLLLLAKPQEKEVETKKEEKQGGKREEGKEGEGEEEEQHKQQDDDGKSQPSALQQTSGQRPAEPAARHEAAGDPHQQARSSLGQHPSKSLQTNQIGLGLSNPRRRDSSPGEDIDLLEKEERT comes from the exons ATGGGGAGCTTAGGAGTTGCATCTAATAGGTTTATGGATCATGCTTCCAAAACAGTCAGCATCATTGTGATTGTTTCTTACCATGTTGTGCTGCATCTGGACTTACCGTGCAGTTGTAAACCAGGAATGAATCAGTGCAATGTCTATATGGTTGTGCcattttttataatatttttcgTGATACTCTGGACAGACATTTCATGTCAAACCACGCTGAGATATACATGTAAAAACTTTCGGTGcaagttttgttgtgttttactgAAGAACACACTCAAGGCGGTTTGTATCGGTCTTCTGTGGGTGGTCTCTGTATTAATTGATGGAGACTGGTTTGTGTGCTGTGAGAATGATCAGTCACCAAAGCAGATAGTACTGGCCTGCAAAGTCAAGAACAAGAGCAACCTCACATCTGAGGAACAAGAAATTATCACTGAGCTCAAAGGAAAATCACTG GAGCGGGGCCTATATGTCCTCTTAGGTATCTGCATTTTGGGTGTTTTTGGAGGTGGGCTTTACTCCTGTCTGTCATCATGCTGTAAACGGATGGACTGCTGTAGTCGATGCTGCAAATCCCTGTGTGGATGCTGTAGTTGTTGCTTTAACACACAGCATGAAGTTAATGAACTGATTCTGGAAGAGTGGGAAAATCAACTGAAGGACGGTGTGAAAAAAGCAACAGACAGGACACTGACCAACAAACTCAAAGAGGATAAGAAAACGGGGAAATGCTTTGACTATGTTGATGAAATAAGCAAAGATCCAAAACTATTGCTTTTGGCTAAACCACAAGAAAAAGaagtagaaacaaaaaaagaagaaaaacaaggaggaaaaagagaagaaggaaaagaaggagaaggagaagaagaagaacagcaCAAGCAACAAGATGATGATGGGAAAAGTCAACCATCAGCTCTACAACAAACCAGTGGACAACGTCCAGCTGAACCAGCAGCACGACATGAG GCTGCCGGCGATCCCCATCAACAGGCGCGGTCCTCGTTGGGGCAACATCCGAGCAA GAGCCTCCAAACGAATCAGATCGGTCTGGG CCTTTCCAACCCAAGACGCCGTGATTCATCACCTGGCGAAGACATAGACCTGCTGGAAAAAGAGGAACGTAcatga
- the LOC115361783 gene encoding uncharacterized protein LOC115361783 isoform X3 has product MGSLGVASNRFMDHASKTVSIIVIVSYHVVLHLDLPCSCKPGMNQCNVYMVVPFFIIFFVILWTDISCQTTLRYTCKNFRCKFCCVLLKNTLKAVCIGLLWVVSVLIDGDWFVCCENDQSPKQIVLACKVKNKSNLTSEEQEIITELKGKSLWWGLSIILVICSLGAFGSGIYSCLSSCSKCCQKLKECCQNPKKCCKNPCECCHTQHEIEELILEECENQLKDRVIKATGLMLTSRLPKDWEEEVEKKSEEKLKNKKSQNRKSQNRKMEKCFAIVDETVKDIYVLLNDQMEMTESKPAEGPAADRGEPQSEGESVPLLPKR; this is encoded by the exons ATGGGGAGCTTAGGAGTTGCATCTAATAGGTTTATGGATCATGCTTCCAAAACAGTCAGCATCATTGTGATTGTTTCTTACCATGTTGTGCTGCATCTGGACTTACCGTGCAGTTGTAAACCAGGAATGAATCAGTGCAATGTCTATATGGTTGTGCcattttttataatatttttcgTGATACTCTGGACAGACATTTCATGTCAAACCACGCTGAGATATACATGTAAAAACTTTCGGTGcaagttttgttgtgttttactgAAGAACACACTCAAGGCGGTTTGTATCGGTCTTCTGTGGGTGGTCTCTGTATTAATTGATGGAGACTGGTTTGTGTGCTGTGAGAATGATCAGTCACCAAAGCAGATAGTACTGGCCTGCAAAGTCAAGAACAAGAGCAACCTCACATCTGAGGAACAAGAAATTATCACTGAGCTCAAAGGAAAATCACTG TGGTGGGGCTTATCTATCATCTTAGTTATCTGCAGTTTGGGGGCCTTTGGTAGCGGAATTTACTCCTGTCTTTCATCATGCAGTAAGTGCTGTCAAAAACTGAAGGAATGCTGTCAAAACCCCAAGAAATGCTGTAAAAATCCGTGTGaatgctgtcacacacagcatgagATTGAGGAACTGATTTTGGAAGAGTGTGAAAATCAACTGAAGGACCGTGTGATAAAAGCAACAGGCTTGATGCTGACCAGCAGACTCCCTAAGGATTGGGAAGAAGAAGTGGAGAAGAAATCGGAGGAGAAATTGAAGAACAAGAAATCGCAGAATAGGAAATCACAGAACAGGAAAATGGAGAAGTGTTTTGCCATCGTTGATGAAACTGTCAAAGACATTTATGTTTTGCTGAATGACCAGATGGAGATGACAGAGTCAAAGCCAGCAGAGGgaccagcagcagacagaggg GAGCCGCAAAGTGAAGGCGAGTCAGTTCCATTACTTccaaaaagatga
- the LOC115361783 gene encoding uncharacterized protein LOC115361783 isoform X1, with protein sequence MESLKITLNKFTDHISRTASIYVSIILIFSYHIVLHLDLPCTCKPRRRQCVVYMALPFFIIFLVILWTDRACYRALKYTCQHHSGVFHFVLVKNIFKATSIGLTWVASVLIDGDWFVCCENDQSPEQIVLACKAKNRSNLLPKEQQIITDLKGTSLERGLYVLLGICILGVFGGGLYSCLSSCCKRMDCCSRCCKSLCGCCSCCFNTQHEVNELILEEWENQLKDGVKKATDRTLTNKLKEDKKTGKCFDYVDEISKDPKLLLLAKPQEKEVETKKEEKQGGKREEGKEGEGEEEEQHKQQDDDGKSQPSALQQTSGQRPAEPAARHEAAGDPHQQARSSLGQHPSKSLQTNQIGLGLSNPRRRDSSPGEDIDLLEKEERT encoded by the exons ATGGAGAGCTTAAAGATTACATTGAATAAATTTACTGATCATATTTCTAGAACAGCCAGCATCTACGTCTCCATCATTCTGATTTTTTCTTACCATATTGTGCTGCATCTGGACTTACCATGCACTTGTAAACCAAGAAGGAGACAGTGTGTCGTCTACATGGCTCTGCcattttttataatatttttagtGATACTGTGGACGGACAGAGCATGTTACAGAGCGCTGAAATATACATGTCAACATCATTCGGGcgtgtttcattttgttttagttaAGAATATCTTCAAAGCAACTTCTATAGGTCTTACATGGGTGGCATCTGTATTAATTGATGGAGACTGGTTTGTGTGCTGTGAGAACGATCAGTCACCAGAGCAGATAGTACTGGCCTGCAAAGCCAAGAACAGGAGCAACCTCTTACCCAAGGAACAACAAATTATTACTGACCTCAAAGGCACATCATTG GAGCGGGGCCTATATGTCCTCTTAGGTATCTGCATTTTGGGTGTTTTTGGAGGTGGGCTTTACTCCTGTCTGTCATCATGCTGTAAACGGATGGACTGCTGTAGTCGATGCTGCAAATCCCTGTGTGGATGCTGTAGTTGTTGCTTTAACACACAGCATGAAGTTAATGAACTGATTCTGGAAGAGTGGGAAAATCAACTGAAGGACGGTGTGAAAAAAGCAACAGACAGGACACTGACCAACAAACTCAAAGAGGATAAGAAAACGGGGAAATGCTTTGACTATGTTGATGAAATAAGCAAAGATCCAAAACTATTGCTTTTGGCTAAACCACAAGAAAAAGaagtagaaacaaaaaaagaagaaaaacaaggaggaaaaagagaagaaggaaaagaaggagaaggagaagaagaagaacagcaCAAGCAACAAGATGATGATGGGAAAAGTCAACCATCAGCTCTACAACAAACCAGTGGACAACGTCCAGCTGAACCAGCAGCACGACATGAG GCTGCCGGCGATCCCCATCAACAGGCGCGGTCCTCGTTGGGGCAACATCCGAGCAA GAGCCTCCAAACGAATCAGATCGGTCTGGG CCTTTCCAACCCAAGACGCCGTGATTCATCACCTGGCGAAGACATAGACCTGCTGGAAAAAGAGGAACGTAcatga